The following proteins come from a genomic window of Mariniflexile sp. TRM1-10:
- a CDS encoding phosphoenolpyruvate carboxylase: MSVEPKLTRFKQHVLSKYQIYNSIFMTLPFDAITKTGALLPLFHETCQKGFKNGDDPTTIVDTFFKKYQGRRSKESQINLLFRFIQYIERQVVLFDAVEDAAFPIVNNMEGIGTLRNLKESAVSNNNLEALQNYLEEFKVRIVLTAHPTQFYPGSVLGIITDLTEAIKKNNLSEINNLFAQLGKTPFFKHEKPTPYDEAKSLIWYLENVFYQSFGEIYNYIQQNIYDDGKKHNEIINIGFWPGGDRDGNPFVKPDTTLRVAKKLKQAILKKYYADLKNLRRKLTFRGVEERIIRLETIFYNFSINLDYPEAITSKAFLKELLSIRNVIVEEFQSLYVNEINSLINRIHLFGYNFATLDIRQDSRIHHDVFTTVIDHLISNGNTSFPKNYHDLSEAEQIKILSEVTDISVDINVFDDEMVYNTLKTIEAIKDIQESNGERGANRYIISNNQTALNMMQLFAMLKIVAFKDDLTVDVVPLFETITDLENAPAVMEQLYTNPAYMTHLKSRGNKQTIMLGFSDGTKDGGYLMANWGIYTAKEMLTEMSRKYGITAIFFDGRGGPPARGGGKTHQFYASLGPKIEDKEVQLTVQGQTISSNFGTLDSSQYNLEQLISSGMFNRLGKEKHELSDEDRMVMDDLAETSYQAYKDFKSHPMFIPYLERMSTLKYYAKTNIGSRPSKRGSSDKLVFSDLRAIPFVGSWSQLKQNVPGFFGVGTALKKYEEKGEFNKVEALYKNSKFFKTLLENSMMSLTKSFFDLTKYMSKDEEFGDFWNIIYSEYITTKTLLLKLTGYKQLMENEPSGKASIEVRESIVLPLLTIQQYALKKIQELEKEDVKDTEQIKIFEKIVTRSLFGNINASRNSA, encoded by the coding sequence ATGTCTGTAGAACCGAAATTAACACGATTCAAACAACACGTACTGTCTAAATACCAAATATACAATAGTATATTTATGACCTTACCTTTTGATGCTATTACAAAAACAGGGGCGTTACTGCCTTTGTTTCATGAAACCTGCCAAAAAGGATTTAAAAATGGAGACGACCCAACCACCATCGTTGATACGTTCTTTAAAAAATACCAAGGAAGACGTTCTAAGGAAAGCCAAATAAATCTACTTTTTAGGTTTATACAATATATAGAACGCCAAGTGGTTTTATTTGATGCTGTTGAAGATGCCGCTTTCCCTATTGTAAACAACATGGAAGGTATTGGCACTTTAAGAAACCTTAAAGAATCGGCCGTTTCCAACAACAATTTGGAAGCTTTACAAAATTATCTCGAAGAGTTTAAAGTACGCATTGTTTTAACTGCACATCCAACACAATTTTATCCGGGCTCTGTACTTGGTATTATTACGGATTTAACAGAGGCCATTAAAAAAAATAACCTATCTGAAATTAACAACCTATTTGCTCAATTAGGAAAAACGCCTTTCTTTAAACACGAAAAGCCAACACCCTATGACGAAGCAAAAAGCTTAATATGGTATTTAGAAAATGTTTTTTATCAATCTTTTGGAGAAATTTATAATTACATCCAACAGAATATTTACGATGACGGTAAAAAACACAACGAAATAATCAATATTGGTTTTTGGCCAGGTGGTGACCGCGATGGAAACCCGTTTGTAAAACCAGACACCACCCTTCGCGTAGCAAAAAAGCTTAAACAAGCTATCTTAAAAAAATATTATGCCGACTTAAAAAACTTAAGACGCAAACTTACTTTTAGAGGTGTAGAGGAACGCATTATACGCTTAGAAACTATTTTCTACAATTTTAGCATCAACTTAGACTACCCTGAAGCTATTACTTCAAAAGCGTTTCTTAAAGAATTATTAAGTATTAGAAACGTTATTGTTGAAGAATTCCAATCGCTTTACGTTAATGAAATAAATAGCTTAATTAACCGCATCCATTTATTCGGATATAATTTTGCAACCCTGGATATTAGACAAGATAGCAGAATCCACCATGATGTTTTTACAACAGTAATTGACCATTTAATTAGCAATGGGAACACATCATTCCCAAAAAACTACCACGATTTATCTGAAGCTGAACAAATTAAAATTTTATCGGAAGTTACAGATATCAGTGTTGATATCAATGTGTTTGATGATGAAATGGTTTACAACACTTTAAAAACCATCGAGGCTATTAAAGATATACAGGAAAGTAATGGCGAGCGCGGCGCTAATAGATACATTATTAGCAACAACCAAACGGCTTTAAATATGATGCAGCTTTTTGCCATGCTTAAAATAGTGGCATTTAAAGATGACTTAACCGTAGATGTGGTACCGCTTTTCGAAACCATTACCGACTTAGAAAATGCCCCTGCCGTCATGGAGCAATTATATACAAATCCAGCATACATGACACATTTAAAAAGCCGTGGCAACAAGCAAACTATTATGCTAGGTTTTTCTGATGGCACAAAAGATGGCGGGTATTTAATGGCTAACTGGGGTATTTATACCGCAAAAGAAATGCTTACCGAAATGTCTAGAAAATATGGTATTACTGCTATATTTTTTGATGGACGTGGAGGTCCTCCGGCAAGAGGTGGTGGAAAAACACACCAGTTTTATGCATCTTTAGGGCCTAAAATTGAAGATAAAGAGGTACAGCTTACCGTTCAAGGACAAACCATAAGTTCTAATTTTGGAACTTTAGATTCGTCTCAATACAATTTAGAACAGCTTATAAGTTCGGGCATGTTTAACCGCTTAGGAAAAGAAAAACATGAACTATCTGATGAAGATAGAATGGTCATGGACGATTTAGCCGAAACAAGCTACCAAGCTTATAAAGATTTTAAAAGCCATCCCATGTTCATTCCGTACTTGGAACGCATGAGTACTTTAAAATATTATGCTAAAACCAATATTGGAAGCAGACCGTCAAAAAGAGGTTCTTCAGATAAATTAGTTTTCTCTGATTTAAGAGCCATTCCTTTTGTGGGGTCTTGGAGCCAATTAAAACAAAATGTTCCCGGTTTTTTTGGCGTTGGAACAGCATTGAAAAAATATGAAGAAAAAGGTGAATTTAACAAAGTAGAAGCTCTATATAAAAATTCTAAATTCTTTAAAACTTTACTGGAAAACAGCATGATGAGTTTAACAAAATCATTTTTCGACTTAACAAAATACATGTCTAAAGATGAAGAATTTGGCGATTTTTGGAATATTATTTACAGCGAATATATTACAACAAAAACATTATTGTTAAAACTTACGGGTTACAAACAATTAATGGAAAACGAACCTTCTGGAAAGGCTTCTATTGAAGTTAGGGAATCTATTGTTTTACCGTTGCTTACCATACAGCAGTATGCACTTAAAAAGATTCAGGAACTGGAAAAAGAAGACGTAAAAGATACCGAGCAAATTAAGATTTTTGAGAAGATTGTGACACGCTCTCTTTTTGGAAATATTAATGCTAGTAGAAATTCAGCATAA
- the nadA gene encoding quinolinate synthase NadA: MLKIKRIMDLVKEIKRLKEEKNAVILAHYYQVAEIQDIADYVGDSLQLSQKAAETDADIIVFAGVHFMAETAKILNPTKMVVLPDLKAGCSLADSCPPEAFEKFTKAHPNHVVITYVNCSAEIKALSDIVCTSSNAVKIVESIPKETPIIFAPDKNLGRYVSKQTGRDLLLWDGSCIVHEAFSIDKLIELHKKYPDYKIIAHPESEEHILNTATYIGSTSGMINFVKAHPEEKFIVATEAGILHKMQLEMPDTELIPAPAVEDNTCACSECHFMKMNTLQKLYDCLLNESPQIEVPEHIRERALLPIERMLELSK, from the coding sequence ATGTTGAAGATTAAGAGAATCATGGACTTAGTAAAAGAAATAAAGCGTCTAAAAGAAGAGAAAAATGCGGTTATATTGGCGCATTATTATCAAGTTGCAGAAATACAGGATATTGCCGATTATGTTGGTGATAGTTTGCAGTTGTCACAAAAAGCAGCTGAAACCGATGCTGATATTATTGTATTTGCAGGGGTTCATTTTATGGCAGAAACTGCTAAAATATTGAACCCAACCAAAATGGTGGTGTTGCCCGATTTAAAAGCGGGTTGTTCATTGGCAGATTCTTGTCCGCCGGAAGCTTTTGAAAAATTCACGAAAGCCCATCCCAACCATGTGGTTATTACCTATGTGAATTGTTCCGCCGAAATTAAAGCATTAAGCGATATTGTTTGTACATCGTCTAACGCTGTAAAAATTGTAGAATCCATCCCAAAAGAAACGCCTATTATTTTTGCTCCGGATAAAAACTTAGGGCGTTATGTTAGTAAACAAACGGGCAGGGATTTATTACTTTGGGACGGAAGTTGCATTGTACATGAAGCGTTTTCAATAGATAAATTAATTGAGCTTCATAAAAAATACCCAGATTATAAAATTATTGCGCATCCAGAATCTGAGGAACATATTTTAAATACGGCTACCTACATTGGTTCTACTTCAGGGATGATAAATTTTGTGAAGGCGCATCCTGAAGAAAAATTTATTGTGGCTACCGAAGCGGGTATTTTACATAAAATGCAATTAGAAATGCCTGATACCGAATTAATTCCTGCGCCAGCAGTTGAAGACAATACCTGCGCTTGTAGCGAATGCCATTTTATGAAAATGAACACGCTACAAAAACTATACGATTGTCTGTTAAATGAAAGCCCTCAAATAGAAGTACCGGAACACATTAGAGAACGTGCTTTATTGCCAATAGAACGTATGTTAGAGCTTTCTAAATAA
- the nadB gene encoding L-aspartate oxidase yields MINTDYLVIGSGIAGLTFSVKIAEKFPNRTVVIVTKANEDESNTKYAQGGVAVVLDKEKDSFKKHIEDTLIAGDGLCNKEVVKMVVEEGPKRLEELLLWGANFDVDAGGEFNLGKEGGHSEYRVVHHKDITGYEIERALLKRAHQLPNITILPHHFAIDLVTNHHIVNDTSEKVSCYGAYVFDQKTDNIFTIKANSTLLASGGIGCVYGHTTNPIIATGDGIAMAYRAKAKIKDMEFVQFHPTALYEAKGESSFLISEAVRGFGAYLRNKSGHRFMLDYHEQAELASRDIVSQSIDSELKKSGETHVYLDCTHLDMDAFKNHFPNIYNKCLEHHIQIETDWIPVVPASHYLCGGIKVNKKGKTSISNLFACGECSRTGLHGANRLASNSLLEALVYAHNIFKYHSENDYEVADVIIPDWNDEGTTIPKEHILVQHNLKQMQALMRDYVGIVRSNKRLKQAIKHLDLIHNEVEELYKESKISTSLCELRNMVNVSHLIVEQSLKRTENKGGYFNIDNVDK; encoded by the coding sequence ATGATTAATACAGACTATTTAGTAATTGGATCTGGCATTGCAGGTTTAACTTTTTCAGTTAAAATAGCCGAAAAATTTCCAAACAGAACCGTTGTTATTGTAACCAAGGCCAACGAAGACGAATCGAACACCAAGTATGCACAAGGTGGTGTTGCCGTTGTTTTGGACAAAGAAAAGGATTCCTTTAAGAAGCATATTGAAGATACCCTAATTGCAGGTGATGGTTTGTGCAATAAAGAAGTGGTTAAAATGGTTGTTGAAGAAGGCCCCAAACGTTTAGAAGAACTTTTGCTTTGGGGAGCTAATTTTGATGTAGATGCTGGAGGTGAATTCAATTTAGGAAAAGAAGGCGGCCATTCAGAATATCGTGTTGTACATCATAAAGACATTACGGGTTACGAAATAGAACGCGCCTTACTTAAACGTGCCCATCAATTACCCAACATCACTATTTTACCTCATCATTTCGCCATCGATTTGGTTACAAACCACCATATTGTCAACGATACATCCGAAAAAGTATCCTGTTACGGTGCTTATGTTTTCGATCAAAAAACCGATAATATCTTCACTATAAAAGCAAATAGTACCCTTTTAGCTTCTGGTGGTATTGGTTGTGTTTATGGTCATACTACAAACCCCATTATTGCTACGGGTGATGGTATCGCTATGGCTTATAGGGCAAAGGCTAAAATTAAGGATATGGAGTTTGTGCAATTTCACCCAACGGCTTTGTACGAAGCAAAGGGCGAATCGTCATTCTTAATTTCTGAGGCCGTTAGAGGTTTTGGTGCGTATTTACGAAACAAATCGGGACATCGATTTATGCTGGATTACCACGAACAAGCCGAATTGGCATCGCGCGATATTGTTTCGCAAAGTATCGATAGTGAATTGAAAAAATCAGGTGAAACACATGTGTATTTAGATTGCACCCATTTAGATATGGATGCTTTTAAAAATCACTTTCCCAATATTTATAACAAATGCTTAGAGCATCACATACAAATTGAAACCGATTGGATACCTGTTGTTCCGGCATCTCATTATTTATGTGGCGGCATTAAAGTGAATAAAAAAGGAAAAACAAGTATTTCCAATTTATTTGCCTGTGGTGAATGCTCCAGAACAGGATTGCATGGAGCCAACAGACTTGCTTCCAATTCGTTATTGGAAGCCTTGGTGTACGCGCATAATATTTTTAAATACCATAGTGAAAATGACTATGAAGTAGCCGATGTCATAATTCCGGATTGGAATGATGAGGGTACAACAATCCCGAAAGAGCATATTTTAGTACAGCATAATTTGAAACAAATGCAGGCTTTAATGCGAGATTATGTGGGTATTGTAAGAAGTAATAAACGTTTAAAACAAGCGATAAAGCATTTAGATTTAATTCATAATGAGGTTGAAGAACTGTATAAAGAATCTAAAATATCAACCTCGCTTTGTGAGTTGCGTAACATGGTGAATGTTTCTCATTTAATTGTAGAACAATCTTTAAAAAGAACCGAAAACAAAGGCGGTTATTTCAATATTGATAATGTAGACAAGTAG
- a CDS encoding single-stranded DNA-binding protein translates to MSTLRNKVQLIGNLGNDPEIINLESGKTLAKFAIATNESYTNTKGEKITDTQWHNIVAWGKTAQIIEKYVTKGKEVAIEGKLTSRSYDDKDGNKRYVTEVVCNELLMLGK, encoded by the coding sequence ATGAGCACACTTAGAAACAAAGTACAGTTGATTGGCAACTTAGGAAACGATCCAGAAATCATCAATTTAGAATCTGGAAAAACACTAGCAAAATTTGCTATTGCAACAAACGAAAGCTACACCAATACGAAAGGTGAAAAAATCACGGACACACAATGGCACAACATTGTTGCTTGGGGAAAAACAGCCCAAATAATTGAAAAATATGTAACTAAAGGAAAAGAAGTTGCTATTGAAGGCAAATTAACATCACGTAGTTATGATGATAAAGATGGCAACAAACGCTATGTTACCGAAGTGGTATGCAATGAATTATTGATGTTAGGAAAATAA
- a CDS encoding protein-export chaperone SecB yields the protein MAEVKKASFSFKTFKVPSFSYESSKKKESELKIDFNPSGEYNKELGVFQLNIEFTGFEEGNNNPVVRINSFAIYEFSKGLDIKDIPDYFYSNSIAIVFPYIRAFISNLTLQANTGVLMLGLLNFTKMGDLLKTQTVSINEQGQKSKRQ from the coding sequence ATGGCAGAAGTAAAAAAAGCGTCTTTTAGCTTTAAGACATTTAAAGTACCCAGTTTTTCTTATGAATCTTCAAAGAAGAAAGAATCTGAATTAAAAATAGACTTTAATCCTAGCGGAGAATATAATAAAGAATTAGGGGTATTTCAATTAAATATTGAATTTACAGGTTTTGAAGAAGGCAACAATAATCCTGTCGTTAGAATTAATAGTTTTGCTATATATGAATTTTCAAAAGGTCTAGATATTAAAGATATTCCAGATTATTTCTATAGCAACTCAATTGCTATTGTTTTTCCATATATCCGAGCTTTTATAAGTAATCTAACATTACAAGCGAACACGGGTGTTTTAATGTTAGGATTGCTTAATTTTACTAAAATGGGCGATTTACTTAAAACTCAAACCGTAAGTATAAATGAACAAGGACAAAAATCCAAAAGACAATAA
- a CDS encoding IS1595 family transposase, with translation MNFKSLPQLLDHFKEEATCIEYYELVRWNGYPVCPHCGSERVYKTTRGYKCANNECYKKFTVKVGTIFENSKISLRIWFAAIFLATNHKKGISSVQLASDLGITQKTAWFVLHRIREMLKVKEPKLLGNDNMVEVDETYIGGKNKFKHHGKKRSVIDNTLTNEGKPYVPKKMVVGIIERNGQVVLKHVPSADLNNIGSFISKHVQQGSTIYSDEAPVYNHLKKFYTHDNVQHGINIYVEGNVHTNTIENFWSVLKRGLYGIYHQVSDKHLERYLDEYSARFNTRSLTNQQRFEKFLLDSESSLSYKRLTLKS, from the coding sequence ATGAATTTTAAATCACTACCACAGCTTTTAGACCACTTCAAAGAAGAAGCGACTTGCATAGAATATTATGAATTGGTTCGTTGGAATGGTTATCCTGTTTGCCCTCATTGTGGTAGTGAGAGAGTTTACAAAACCACAAGGGGCTATAAATGTGCAAACAACGAATGTTACAAAAAGTTTACCGTTAAGGTTGGTACTATCTTTGAAAACTCTAAAATATCTTTAAGAATATGGTTCGCTGCTATATTCTTGGCTACCAACCATAAAAAGGGAATTAGTTCTGTTCAATTAGCATCGGACTTAGGAATTACACAAAAAACCGCTTGGTTTGTATTGCACCGTATAAGAGAAATGCTGAAAGTTAAAGAGCCTAAATTATTGGGTAACGATAATATGGTAGAAGTTGATGAAACCTATATCGGTGGAAAGAACAAATTTAAGCATCACGGTAAAAAACGCTCGGTTATAGATAATACTTTGACTAACGAGGGTAAACCGTATGTGCCTAAAAAAATGGTAGTAGGTATCATAGAGCGTAACGGGCAAGTGGTTCTTAAACACGTTCCAAGTGCCGATTTAAACAACATAGGTTCATTCATTTCCAAACACGTTCAGCAAGGCTCTACAATCTATTCGGATGAAGCACCAGTATATAACCACTTAAAAAAGTTCTATACACATGATAACGTTCAACATGGAATCAATATCTATGTAGAGGGCAATGTTCACACGAACACAATCGAAAACTTTTGGAGCGTTCTTAAACGTGGTCTTTACGGTATCTACCACCAAGTAAGCGACAAACATTTAGAGCGTTATTTAGATGAATACAGCGCACGTTTCAACACACGTTCTTTGACAAACCAACAAAGGTTTGAGAAATTTTTATTGGATAGTGAAAGTTCTTTGAGTTATAAAAGACTAACGTTAAAATCTTGA
- a CDS encoding type II toxin-antitoxin system VapC family toxin — translation MKKVCVDTNMLVWYIKKQCTKGQEEYLEKADYLFNYFEKNNILIVIPSLVVGELLGNIEDEDEREGYFDYISSNFEIAQHDIVSARKFTELRLKLSKTNAKSYATENNIPKCLMINDYNICAVAISSGCDAVFSHNLKDFEHFADHQILIYNLDYVDVLKAEEEKNEKFHSKKSKDPAQTSIFEQTNDNDNDDEYEGIEVIP, via the coding sequence ATGAAGAAAGTCTGCGTAGATACAAATATGCTCGTTTGGTACATTAAAAAACAATGTACAAAAGGACAAGAAGAATATTTAGAAAAAGCAGACTACTTGTTTAATTATTTTGAAAAGAACAATATTTTAATTGTAATACCTAGCTTGGTTGTTGGAGAATTATTAGGAAATATTGAAGACGAGGATGAAAGAGAGGGCTATTTTGATTACATATCATCTAATTTTGAAATAGCTCAACATGATATTGTTTCAGCTAGGAAATTTACAGAGTTAAGGCTTAAATTATCTAAAACAAACGCTAAAAGTTACGCTACTGAAAATAACATTCCTAAATGTTTAATGATAAATGATTATAACATCTGCGCAGTCGCTATTTCTAGTGGATGCGATGCTGTTTTTTCACACAATTTAAAAGATTTCGAGCATTTTGCAGACCACCAAATACTTATTTACAATCTAGATTATGTAGATGTTTTAAAAGCAGAGGAAGAAAAAAACGAGAAATTTCATAGTAAAAAATCAAAAGACCCTGCTCAGACTAGTATTTTTGAACAAACAAATGATAACGACAATGATGATGAATACGAAGGAATAGAAGTCATACCATAA
- a CDS encoding DUF3800 domain-containing protein: MNFYLDESGDLGWTFDKPIRKGGSSRYLTISGFIVEEEHEKHIVRFILEMYSKYGLKNGIEKKGASFSSDHCKFITSQLNKIKSKAPSFKIITITVYKPKVNEALRKDKNIFYNYVLSLLVRQQILNCDCAKIFIDQRTIKVSHGQSFPDYIKTVVWGDDGCNIDIDCEFINSYNNKMIWFADWYSNWVWRRYENNDCEAYNLFNKLPLSNFFIEKKLFFP; this comes from the coding sequence ATGAACTTCTATTTAGACGAAAGCGGAGATTTGGGTTGGACATTTGACAAACCCATAAGAAAAGGTGGCTCTAGCAGATATTTGACTATTTCTGGTTTTATTGTGGAAGAAGAACACGAAAAACACATAGTCCGTTTCATTCTTGAAATGTACAGTAAATATGGTTTGAAAAATGGCATTGAAAAAAAAGGAGCTAGCTTTAGTTCTGATCATTGCAAATTTATAACCTCTCAATTAAACAAGATTAAATCAAAAGCACCAAGCTTTAAAATAATAACAATTACGGTTTATAAGCCGAAAGTAAATGAAGCCTTAAGAAAAGATAAAAACATATTTTATAATTATGTTTTATCATTATTGGTTAGGCAACAAATATTGAATTGTGATTGCGCTAAGATTTTTATTGACCAAAGAACAATAAAAGTAAGTCATGGTCAAAGTTTCCCTGATTACATAAAAACAGTGGTCTGGGGGGATGATGGCTGCAATATTGATATAGACTGTGAGTTTATAAATAGCTACAACAATAAAATGATTTGGTTTGCAGATTGGTATTCTAATTGGGTATGGAGAAGGTATGAAAATAATGATTGCGAAGCTTATAACCTCTTTAATAAGTTGCCCTTATCAAACTTTTTTATTGAGAAAAAATTATTTTTTCCTTAA